From Arachis stenosperma cultivar V10309 chromosome 2, arast.V10309.gnm1.PFL2, whole genome shotgun sequence, one genomic window encodes:
- the LOC130963221 gene encoding uncharacterized protein LOC130963221, translated as MASEEESVLALVHCSGKIKKSKSHGVKFTDKEPLSAFINSSSTLSDLKNSILQKLGVFGTKWVKKLFYKIPIAVVSTGVQYDTFVLAADEDIRVLFHCVRSFLEIRIHELFAKLEVGVDSSGASAPFHSSTAVGGASSSMPAVRPYLPLVGSPTFAADLERTVVVGSVQLENEGIFEQPDVVGTGGGQLPYMEGFGEPDRVENAMCDDDSDQEPVDIIGDSDDDTGANPHAQHGPSSSASQQYPPHFSTLNLEVLGQQEDGGNTNKDEVVLSVKDYSIRRGVEYRVIESDHLKYHGKYKQFGKGCTWLIRVALCARKGTWEVRRYNGPHTCLATSISSDHRQLDYHVICARILPLVRADAAVTVKVLQQATEADYGFRPSYMKVWMEKQKAVAQIYGDWEESYTELPRWMLGVQSTMAGTITVLKTSPVRLRGEADESTVYFHRLFWTFPPCIEEFRHCKPLVSIDGTHLYGKYGGTLLLAIAQDGNSNILPIAFALVEGENAESWSFFSSNLREHVTPQEGILVISDRHNEIKAALEAPETGWLPPRAFRAYYIRHVAANFALTFKGKDSRRMLANAAYAKTEAEFYYWFDIMRTENPAMCEWANRMEYDKWTQHEDSGRRFGHMTTNISECVNSVLKGTRNLPVTSLVQSTYGRLAQLFMVRGQTAEAQLGSGNEFCQELAKAIDRNLRDSRCFTITLYDMHQSEYTVAETTPTGRFSLGSYRVFLKDHRCDYGHFQALHYPCRHAIACCAYSRLNWASYVHEVYRMSEVFNVYKQGFVPPIPEGLWPPYAGPTIIPDPNMRRAKEGRPSATRIRGSMDQSLENQPKRCGLCRQAGRTRRNCDQRRYTTGGGMRRSHYLVVLVVLLIVQLSYVWLVKSMNVTMLIFCINFI; from the exons ATGGCAAGTGAGGAGGAGAGTGTTCTTGCCTTAGTGCATTGCTCTgggaaaattaaaaaaagcaaaagcCATGGTGTGAAGTTCACAGACAAAGAACCATTGAGTGCGTTCATCAATTCGTCAAGCACTTTGTCAGATCTAAAGAACAGCATCTTGCAGAAGCTTGGCGTCTTTGGTACGAAGTGGGTGAAGAAGctattctacaagattcccATCGCAGTTGTCTCGACGGGTGTTCAGTATGATACCTTTGTGCTAGCGGCTGATGAAGATATTAGGGTTCTGTTCCATTGTGTTAGGAGTTTTCTAGAGATCCGAATTCACGAGTTGTTTGCGAAGTTGGAGGTTGGTGTCGATAGTTCTGGGGCATCAGCTCCATTTCATAGCTCGACTGCCGTGGGAGGTGCATCTAGTTCGATGCCTGCGGTCAGACCGTATCTTCCGCTGGTGGGTTCCCCTACGTTCGCGGCTGATTTAGAGCGAACGGTGGTTGTTGGTTCTGTACAGTTGGAGAATGAAGGAATATTTGAGCAGCCTGATGTCGTTGGCACCGGTGGTGGCCAGTTACCTTATATGGAAGGCTTTGGTGAACCTGATAGAGTAGAGAATGCAATGTGTGACGATGACTCTGACCAGGAGCCTGTCGATATCATCGGGGACAGCGATGACGACACAGGCGCCAATCCACATGCGCAGCATGGGCCTTCAAGTTCTGCTTCTCAACAGTACCCTCCACACTTCTCCACACTAAACTTGGAGGTTCTTGGTCAACAGGAGGACGGTGGTAACACG AATAAAGATGAGGTTGTGCTGAGTGTGAAGGACTATAGCATCCGGCGAGGTGTTGAGTACAGAGTCATCGAATCAGATCATCTGAAGTATCATGGAAAATACAAGCAATTCGGCAAGGGTTGTACTTGGTTGATTCGCGTTGCGCTGTGTGCACGAAAGGGCACTTGGGAGGTTAGGAGGTACAACGGGCCACACACATGCTTGGCAACCTCTATTTCCAGTGATCACCGTCAGCTGGATTACCACGTTATCTGTGCGAGGATTCTTCCGTTGGTTAGGGCAGATGCTGCAGTTACGGTAAAGGTACTGCAACAAGCTACAGAAGCCGATTATGGTTTCAGACCTAGTTACATGAAGGTTTGGATGGAGAAGCAGAAGGCAGTGGCACAAATATATGGAGATTGGGAAGAGTCGTACACGGAGTTGCCACGTTGGATGCTAGGAGTACAATCAACAATGGCCGGAACAATAACCGTGTTGAAGACCTCTCCTGTTCGGCTTCGTGGTGAGGCTGATGAGTCGACGGTGTACTTTCACCGATTATTCTGGACATTCCCACCCTGTATCGAGGAATTCCGTCATTGCAAGCCCCTTGTCAGTATTGACGGTACCCACTTGTATGGCAAGTATGGAGGGACACTGCTGTTGGCGATTGCGCAGGATGGGAACTCCAACATCCTCCCCATTGCATTCGCCCTTGTGGAAGGAGAAAATGCAGAGTCGTGGTCATTCTTCTCGTCCAACCTACGAGAGCATGTGACTCCTCAGGAGGGTATCCTTGTAATCTCTGACAGGCATAACGAGATCAAGGCAGCGCTTGAGGCACCTGAGACTGGGTGGCTGCCGCCTCGTGCATTCCGAGCGTACTATATTCGGCATGTGGCAGCGAATTTTGCCCTAACTTTCAAAGGTAAAGATTCAAGGAGGATGTTAGCGAATGCTGCCTATGCAAAGACTGAAGCAGAGTTTTATTACTGGTTTGACATCATGCGGACTGAGAATCCAGCAATGTGTGAATGGGCCAATCGGATGGAGTACGACAAATGGACCCAACATGAGGATAGTGGTAGACGGTTCGGGCACATGACAACCAACATCAGTGAATGTGTGAACTCGGTGCTAAAGGGAACTCGAAACCTCCCGGTCACATCATTGGTTCAGTCAACTTACGGAAGGCTTGCTCAACTTTTTATGGTACGGGGACAAACAGCAGAGGCACAACTCGGATCTGGTAATGAATTTTGCCAGGAATTGGCCAAGGCAATTGATCGGAATCTAAGAGACTCAAGGTGCTTCACTATCACGTTATACGACATGCATCAATCGGAGTACACCGTGGCCGAGACAACACCAACCGGGCGCTTCTCGCTGGGTAGCTATAGAGTTTTCCTTAAAGATCACAGATGCGACTATGGCCACTTTCAGGCGCTGCATTATCCTTGTCGCCACGCCATTGCATGTTGCGCCTACTCCCGCCTTAATTGGGCGTCATATGTTCACGAGGTCTATCGTATGAGTGAAGTTTTCAACGTTTACAAGCAGGGTTTTGTTCCGCCTATTCCGGAAGGCCTATGGCCTCCATATGCTGGGCCAACCATCATTCCTGATCCTAACATGAGGCGTGCAAAGGAAGGTCGTCCAAGCGCAACCAGGATCCGTGGTAGTATGGATCAGTCTCTGGAGAACCAGCCGAAGCGCTGTGGGCTATGCCGTCAGGCTGGGCGTACGCGGAGGAACTGTGACCAGCGAAGATATACTACCGGGGGGGGGATGCGTAGATCTCATTACCTTGttgttttagttgttttattaaTTGTTCAGTTGAGTTATGTATGGTTGGTTAAGTCTATGAATGTCACCATGTTGATTTTCTGCATTAATttcatatga